The genomic region AAAATTCTACTCTGCTATGCGTTGAGATTTTTGCTATGTTGCACCTTCATTGCTTGTATTTCCACGGCGTCTCACACCATCTCTCCAGGCCATTCTCTCTCCGGGGAACAAACAATCACCTCTCCAAGTGGAAAATTTGAGCTCGGTTTCTTCACACCAGCAATCACCTCTCCAAGCGGAAAATTTGAGCTCGGTTTCTTCGCACCAGGTATACCTCAAAACTATTACGTAGGCATTTGGTACAAAAATCTACCCAATCGGACTCTAGTTTGGGTCGCAAACAGAAAACATCCTGTTTGTGAACCGTATTTGTCAGTATTTCGACTTGTCGAAAATGGAAACTTGACCTTAAGTGGCCCCTCCAAAGTTGCAATATGGTCgactaattcaagatcaagggtcttgaattctagtgtagcaAAGCTTCTTGACAATGGGAACTTCGTCATAACGGATGCATTTAATTCATCTGTTGTCAAATGGCAGAGTTTCGATCACCCGACGGATACTTGGCTCCCGGGTGCTAAGCTTGGATACAATAATCGTACGAGGAGAAAACTAGTTCTTACATCCTGGAGAAATCCGAAAACTCCTGCACCTGGTCCTTTTTCTTCTGAGCTAGATGAACTACCTTTTAATTTATCTTCATATCCTGATACCTTTACTAGAGGCAGACTTGAAATCAATGGTCAGCTAAAGTTCTATGCCTGGGACCAAGGCTTTAGGGAGTGGACTTTGATTTCGGCTGAACCATCGGACCAGTGTGCGGTTGATTCTTCATGCGGTGCTTTTAGTATTTGCAACCAGCGGAGTTCTCCTCGTTGTGGTTGCCTCGAAGGATTTGAACCCAGAGTCAGGGAAAGTTGGATGCTAGAGGACTTCTCAGATGGCTGCGTGAGGAAATTTCCTTTTCACTACAGTCCCGGGGACTCATTTTTGGCGATAACTGATGTTGGAATTGGATATCCTAGGAACTATGAGCAAATTATAAATGTGAGCAATGATCAATGCAGATTAGAATGCTTAATAAATTGCTCATGCAGTGCCtttgtttataattttattgatagTCGTCGGTGTTTCATTTGGATAGGGGATCTATATAATATACTGACAATGCCATCCGAATCCATTTCCATAAGTTATTCTCTAGACAGCCCAGGATTGCATCTCCGGATTGTGGATTCTACAAGTGAGacgaagagaaagagaaagactaCTTGGACTGTAATTGGAGTAATTGCAGGGTTCTTTTCCATCTTAAGTAGTACTTTCATTGTCATGGTATTCTTTAGAAGGAGATGGTCAGCAGGAGCATTGGCGACTACCGACGATTCTTTGGTGCTTTACAAGCATAGAGATTTAAGAAGAGCAACAAACAACTTCTCCGAAAAACTCGGGGAAGGAGGCTTTGGTTCTGTATTCAAGGGGACGTTGCCTAACTCAACGGCCATAGCAGTGAAAGAGCTGAGAAGTATGAACCAGGGAGAGAAACAATTTCGTGCTGAAGTGGGAACTATCGGTGTAATCCAACACATTAATCTTATTCGCATGCGGGGATTCTGCTCCAACGCTTCAAAGAGGTTTTTAGTTTATGACTACATGCCAAATGGTTCTCTGCAATCTCTTATACTTGGAAAGAACCCGAGAATGTTAGATTGGAATGCTAGATATCACATTGCAGTAGGGACTGCCAGAGGATTGTCTTACCTCCATGAAGAGTGCAGAGACTGCATAATACACTGCGACGTTAAGCCAGAGAACATCTTGTTGGATTCAGAATACAGTCCGAAATTGGCGGATTTTGGTCTTGCGAAACTCTTGGGGAGAGACCACAGCCGGGTTTTGACAACCATGAGAGGAACTGTGGGCTATCTTGCACCAGAATGGTTTTCGGGTGAAGCCATCACCCCAAAAGCCGATGTGTTTAGCTATGGCATGTTGCTGATTGAGGTCATATCAGGGAGGAGAAACAGAGAAGGATTAGCTGACGGGGTAGAAAACTTCCGTCCTATCCGGCTCGCGAATGCAGTTAATAAAGGGGAAGATCTTTTCACCTTGTTGGATTGCAGGTTGGAAGGCAAAGCTGACAGAGATGACCTAAGTAGAGCGTGCAAAGTGGCTTGTTGGTGCATTCAAGAAGATGAGAAGGATAGGCCAACAATGAGGCAGGTTGTTCAAATTCTTGAGGGAGTTTTGGACATCGGTGTTCCGCCAGTCCCGCAGTTCCTCCAGCGCCTTATCAGAAGTCCGGCAGAAGGCATTAACTACCTGGAAACTACATCCGATTCAGGTTGATGGTCATCGATGTCCAAAGTGCATTTCAAGCCGAAGTCAGCAACTGTGCAACAAGAATTCATGAGGATCAGATGAAGAACGTGAGGGTTCTTGCAGTGTGATTGTACGTATAACCTTATCTTGAAGGCAGTAGGTTTTTGAATATTTCCAGTTCAATAAATATTGGTTATGTAATGATATATTAAAAAGAGAAATGATTTTCGCACTCTCCATCCACccatctttcttgtttttttctttcttccaagTCATTTCTTAGTTTTTCCCCCTTAATTCTCCTTAAATGTATTCAATTTAACCGCTGAAAAAAAGAGGAGTTGCAGACTTGCAGCACGAAGAGAAGGGGAGCGGAGCATGGAAAGATGCAGTGGAAGAAGCCTGCGAAAGCGGAGTTAGTGTAATTGCTAAACCCGGTGGGAGCATTAGAGATGGGGATGCCATGGACTGCTGTAACAAGTATGGAGTTTCGCTTTTTTCACAAACGTTAGGCACTTCAGGCATTGATAACGAATATGTTGTATTCGTAAGGTACAGGTTTTCGCTCTTGGGGAATCCTGCAGACATGCTTGTTCGATATCGAGGCATAAcattatgtttatgtaatttgaaTGCGGATTTGAGCTACCATAGATTTAAATATGTCCATGCTTGTTATATATTGATCTTGACGTGTAGTTGCATGAATGTAATTTGTTCTCATGTCTACCCAGAGGGTAACGTCATTTGTAGGCCCACACAACCAAGCGAACCACCTATTTTGGAACTGGTGGAATCGGGCCAATGGTGGTCCCCATTACAAAGGTGGTTCTGCCTAGTTGTGTGAGTGGGCATACGGATGACATGATTTTCTAAGTGGACACAAGATTTTCTCGTAATTCCATGGCTTTCTAAGACTTTTGGGATGCCACATGCTTGAGTCTCGGACGATCTTTGCGGATTAGTTTTAGGAGATATTTGTAGGGACCTGGTCGCATTCATAGTCTGATTACCCCAAACAGGGAAGGAAGGGTAGCAAAAATATTACAGCCCTTAAAGTCCAATGGTCTGCAAGACCAATATTTGTTCATATCTGGTTATGATCCAATGAAAGGAAGGACAATTTTTGGGTTCTGTTTGCAGCAAATCTAACCCTTTGTTGCAATTTTATCAAAGGGACGGATACGAAGATTCTACCATGCTCCAGTGTATCATACTCATTAGGATTTTGATTATGTTCTACCTTTATTGCTTGTATGTCCACTGCGTTTCACGCCATCTCTTCAGGCCAGTATCTTTCTGGGAGCCAAACAATCACCTCTCCTGGTGGAACATTTGAGTTCGGTTCCTTCACACCACGTGAATCTCAAAACTATTACATAGACATCTGGTACAAGAATCTACCTATAGTTTGGTTCACAAACCGAAAACAACCCGTTTCTAAACCAAAATTTTTGCGTATTAGAACTCGAAAATGGAAACTTGACCTTGAGTAGCCCTCCAAAGTTACAGCATGGTAGTTCAAGATCAAATGTTTCTAGTTCTGGTGCAGCAAAGCTTCTCGACAATGGGAACTTTGTCATAACTGATGCATCTGATTCATCCGTTGTTATAGGGCAGAGTTTTGATCACCTGACGGATACTTGGCTGCCGGGTGCTGAGCTTGGATACAATATGCGTATCAAGGGAAAACGAGTTCTTACATCCCGGAGAAACCTGCAATATCCTGCACCTCGTCTTATGGTTTCCAAGTTCAGtgattttttgtaaggatgatatGTGACGAAAATTCTAAAAGTTACCTTTCAAATACAAAGTAAATTAACTATTAAACTGTAATTGAGTCACTGTATTTTTACACTAGCTTTGCTTCAGTTAATTGTGTCACTGTATTAAACAACAGATCTTATCTGCAAATCATGTGGTTGGGAGTACTCTCATATTTTCGCCGATCAGTTTCGAGGATATGCTCCGCAATCGTCCTTTGTATGACAGCATCCGGCATGATCCCGCTTGTTAACATACGCCCATACAACACGAGGCCTTCTGCGGTTCTTCCTACCTTGCAGTAACCGCGAATCAGAATCCCGTATGCTATTACATCGGGCACCAAGCCCCTGTTTATAGCACAATGAAATGCAAGGGATGCTTTCTCCACAAGTCCTCTTTTACAAAGACCATCAATGAGGATGCTATAACTGACTATATTTGGAGAGACGCTTTTAAGCATCTCTTCGTGTAGTTCAAAGGCACTTTTTGTGTTTTCAGACTTGAAAAACCCGTCAATCAGACAACTATATGTGACCACGTTCGGTTCAGGATCCCTTTCATGCATTTTATCGAACATCAACATCGCATCGTCCATTTTACCTTCTTTACAAAATGCATCAATCAATATAGTCCAAGTAATGGCATTGGGTTTGCACTGCCCCTGCATCATCTCTTCAAAAAGTTGAACAGCCACCTCTAACCTTCTCTGAAAGCAATAACCACAAATCATTGTGTTGTACGTAATGATATCAGGTTCAGGACCACTTTCAGCAAACCGCTCAAAGACTTCCTGCGCAGCATCTATGCAATTTTCTTTGAACAGCATATTGATGAGGACATTATAAATGGCAATATCGGGATTTACTCCATTTCTTTGCATCATCTCAAATAGCCAGAGTCCGGCATGTAAATGTTTCTGCTTGCAGCAACCATCAATCAGTGTGCAATATGTTACAACATCAGGTAAGAAACCCTTCTTTACTGATTGGAAGAAAAACACCAACGCATCGTTTAATCTCCCTACTTCAGAAATACCCTTAATAAGCACGGTATTCGTCACCACATCTGGTTTTATGTTATAAATTCCCATTTGGATGTACACCTTCACAGCATCCCTCAGTCGTTTCAATCTGCAGCAACCATCTATTAACATGTTGAAAGTATAGACATTTGGCTTAACGCCCCTATGAACAGCTTGAAAGAAGAACCTAAGAGCATCACCCATCAGCCCATTTTTGCAAAGGCCATTTAATAACACACCGTAAAGAATAATATCAGGTTCATAGCCCATCTTGATCATACTCTCGTACAGCTGAAATGCATCTTTTAAATTCCCTATTTTGCACATTCCTTCAATCAGACTACTATAAGTCAGAATCGATGGCACAAAACCACGTTTCAAAATTCGACCAAATATTCCACAAGCCTCCGCAACCTTACCATCCTGACACATGCTGTTAATAAGAATGGTGTAACTAACAGAGTTTGGTGAGATCCCTTCTTTCAGCATTCTTCGGTAGACCTCCACTGACTTCACCAGATCTCCAATTCTCACGTAAGCATCCATAACAGAACTGAAAATGACTACATCCAACTTAATCCCACAATCCAACGCCGCTGAAAAAAGCCAACACCCTTCCTCGAATTTCCCTGCCTTAAAAAAACCATCAACTAGGATACTATATACAACCAAGTCAGGACTGATACCCTTCTCTATCATAATCTTGTAAAGCTTCTTTGCCTCTTCCAATTTCCCATCTTTACAATACCTGTTAATCATCGTGCTAAACGTCACCACATTTGGCTTCGGACCAACTGTTAGCAATACCGTAAAGAAATCTTCACCATCTCCAACCTGATTTTCTTTACAAAGACGTCTTAAAAACTTGTTACAAGCAACAATGTCAAGCGAAAAGCCTCTGTCAATCAATGCACAATGAAATTCCAAACCCGTTTCGAATCTACCCTTGTTCAGAAGACCAACCATAACAAACTCATACACACAAAATTGTTGTCCTCTCAATGCACTACAGATTTCTCCATATGCATCGAGAATCATGTTGACGTGATTCGCATCAACCAAGCAATTCAGCATTCTAGACAACGCATAAGGAGACACCGGAACACCCAATTTATACATACGAATGAAGGTATCAACAGACGAATCCAACATCCCATTTCGACAAAAATTCTCAATCAGAAAGCTACAAACAAGATTAACATCGGAACTGTGACTCCGAAAACAATCAGAAAATGCAGCAAAATAGTTAAACTGAGACCCGAACTGACCTACCATTGTGTCGAAAAGGCGGGAAGCCGGAGCGAGCATCCGGTGGCGGAGCAGCAGGTGAATGAGGTCACAGAAGGACTGCGGGGAGTGGTGGAGGCCGAGGGAGCCCTGGGACCAGTCGAAGAAGCGGAGGGCCGAAACGGGGTTGGATTGAAGGGAGAGGAGGATGGGGTGGAGGTGGTGGGGTTGTAATTTggagagaaaatgagggtgTAAGAGTTTGGGGTTGTTTTGGAGGAAGGCGTTGGAGATGTGGTGGATCAGGGTTTTGGAAGAGAACGGGGGTAAAGTAGaatagggagagagagagcggCACCGCCGCGTGAGGAGGAGTAGTTTTGAGActggagaggaagaggaggcaGATATCATGCTGGTTCAAGATTCGGCATCCTTCATCCATGGACGAACCCAGAGCACCTCCTATGTATTCTCCGACGACCCAAAGCTGTTGGGATTTCAGGTTTGGGGTGGTTAGGGGAGGCGGAGGGAAGAGATGATTATCAGGATTGGGGCTGAGGAGGATTGGAAAGGTGCAGGGTTGTGGTCGGGGTTTAAGGAagggtttattttttttgttttttgtttcgttcgttacatcgatatttttacactaaaaggagGAGAAGTTTGACAAAATTATACAAtgagcagcctaatttggtatcgaattcgccatccacgaaattcaaacttaaaatctctcacttctaaatgaaaaaaaatactaacgTAAACCAAAGTTATGTcacttcattaaaaaaattaacggAAGTACAAAAGTGCTGAAGAAATCAAACTAGTATGAAAAAATgaagtcaaaattttaaaaattttgagaatAATAAAAGGAGAATTTACTAGTTTATTTATTGTAAAGTGAGCTTCGAATAATATATTTGCAGCTTATAAACGGGAAAATTCATGTTTAGATCATTTAGACATGTAGATTTGAGCAACAACGACGGTGAACTTTTACACACAGTTGAAACTTGTGAACTTTGTCATGTTTACTTTAAGATGAAATTATATGGCTAATGAATAGACTAAGACTAACTCGAGTTTATAGTATTTTTTAGATTATCTCGATCAAGCTTATGCCTCTTGTCAGCATCTTTTAGTGTAGACGCTAAGAAGAACTTTTAAGCCTTTGTTAACCAAAAACTTATGAATGCAAGTATAATTTCTGtatctcaaattttcctttttattattgTTACACTTGTACACTAATTTCGTGTCTACACGATATGATATAAACTAATCTATACTGTTCCATTTTCCATTTTCTGACTGTACATGGCTCACATGTTACTTTCAGATTAGGAATCCGATCGTGCTAGTACCAAACAATGTGGTTCCTAGCACGCTCGTGAAGATTTTACTCGTTCAATGTTTTTAAGTGCCAATTCTTTTGTCCCGCAGCTTAAAGGACTTCAAGGAATTTACAGATGCATTAATTGGATGCAGTCAAAGGCAATGGGGTTGTTCTAATGGAATCAGCAGCTACCGTCGATGCAACAGAAAGAGAGCGAATGGAGCACTATCACAACTTGCCGGCAAAAGAAGCCGTGTCAGGTTACTTAGAACAGTAAAACCAAATGCAGATTGTTGCAGGGAACTTATCCTCAGATTTTCACGTTTGTAAGATCTTGATGTGCCTATGAAGGCTTCTGATTCAGATTTTATTAGAACACTTTGCTTCCTCCCTATTTGCGTATCATATTTTCACGCTGACATATAAAACACTCGTTGAAAATACGTGTCAAACTGGTTGAAAACTGAGATTTTTCACATAAACAGATCTTTATTTATTTCACATATGCATCATCTATGATAGATATTAGATAcatatttcttttcattcttCAAACTAAAATTAATAGTAAATATATATGCTTCACAAgctttattatataatatagtaTTAGTCTACTCATAAAACTTAATTTGCAGCAAGCCAAAGTTACCAAGATCCGCTCGAAACCGTGAAGTATTAATCGTTCCATATGATCATTTCTATCCCAGGAGAAGTAACACAGTTCCTTCGACGACTCTAGCAGACCACAGAGTAGCACGATCATCAAGATTACGGTTCTCCTTACGCACTACCTTATGTGCGACATCCACGCCATAGTCTGCATGAATTTTCGCCTTCAACTCACCGACAGTAGTACCATGGTACACAAAGACTTCACAATATAAGTTGTTAGCCACTATAGAAATCCCAACTTTAATCTTGTCAAAGACAAGGATGGTGGCATTAGCAGGAATGTTATAGCTTTGGACAGTAAGTTGATCTTCCAAAACGAGGCCTTCCCATGAGAGCTCTTGCCTATCTGCTGCGACTGGGACAACTGTACCTGGCCATGAGAGATCTGGCCCATCAGCGGTGACTGGGAAGGTAAGCGTTTGCGAAATCAGTAGTTTTACTTCGATAATTCTTGCAGAGTAGGGAACCACCAGTGTGCCTATTGCTCCTTGCCAATTGACTTTGATCTCCACTGTCTGCAGTACATCAACCAGTAATTATTTTCGTTATGGACATGCATGCAGGCGTAtaaatttagaagaaaaaaa from Pyrus communis chromosome 9, drPyrComm1.1, whole genome shotgun sequence harbors:
- the LOC137744557 gene encoding putative pentatricopeptide repeat-containing protein At1g31840, which codes for MISASSSSPVSKLLLLTRRCRSLSPYSTLPPFSSKTLIHHISNAFLQNNPKLLHPHFLSKLQPHHLHPILLSLQSNPVSALRFFDWSQGSLGLHHSPQSFCDLIHLLLRHRMLAPASRLFDTMVGQFGSQFNYFAAFSDCFRSHSSDVNLVCSFLIENFCRNGMLDSSVDTFIRMYKLGVPVSPYALSRMLNCLVDANHVNMILDAYGEICSALRGQQFCVYEFVMVGLLNKGRFETGLEFHCALIDRGFSLDIVACNKFLRRLCKENQVGDGEDFFTVLLTVGPKPNVVTFSTMINRYCKDGKLEEAKKLYKIMIEKGISPDLVVYSILVDGFFKAGKFEEGCWLFSAALDCGIKLDVVIFSSVMDAYVRIGDLVKSVEVYRRMLKEGISPNSVSYTILINSMCQDGKVAEACGIFGRILKRGFVPSILTYSSLIEGMCKIGNLKDAFQLYESMIKMGYEPDIILYGVLLNGLCKNGLMGDALRFFFQAVHRGVKPNVYTFNMLIDGCCRLKRLRDAVKVYIQMGIYNIKPDVVTNTVLIKGISEVGRLNDALVFFFQSVKKGFLPDVVTYCTLIDGCCKQKHLHAGLWLFEMMQRNGVNPDIAIYNVLINMLFKENCIDAAQEVFERFAESGPEPDIITYNTMICGYCFQRRLEVAVQLFEEMMQGQCKPNAITWTILIDAFCKEGKMDDAMLMFDKMHERDPEPNVVTYSCLIDGFFKSENTKSAFELHEEMLKSVSPNIVSYSILIDGLCKRGLVEKASLAFHCAINRGLVPDVIAYGILIRGYCKVGRTAEGLVLYGRMLTSGIMPDAVIQRTIAEHILETDRRKYESTPNHMICR